DNA sequence from the Arthrobacter jinronghuae genome:
GGCTCTGCCGCCGCCCGCGCCCTGCGCAAGCTCCACGCCCGGGGAGTGCTTCCCGACGACGCCGCAACCATCCCCCTGCAGCCCAGCATCCGCACCAATGACGCGCATTTCGACGAGATCTGGCGTGCCGCCACCACCCGCACCCCGGTCACCTTCGGCTACCGGCCGGTCGGCAGCACGGAGCAGTCCGTCCGGCAGGTCCAGCCGTGGGGCATGGGCAGCCGCTTCGGCCACTGGTACCTGGTGGGCTACGACCTGGACCGCGGCGCGGAACGGATCTTCCGGCTCTCCCGCATGGAAGGGCCGGTACGGCTGCGGCCGGGCGCCTACACGGTGCCGGCGGACTTCGACATCGACACCTCGCTCGCCTCCCTGGACGACGTTTACGCACCGCGGCCGGCAGCAGTGGATGTGGACCCCGGCGCCGGGGCGGCCCTTCGGCTGCAGGCGGAATCCATCGAGCCCGGAGAGGCAGGCCGGGACCGGCTGCACCTGCTGGTCCGCGACCTGGATGCGCTGGCCGCGGACACTGCTGCCCTCGGCGCGGCTGCCGTCGCCGTCGAACCGGCCGAATTCGCCGACGCCGTCCGTACCGCCCTCACGCGGGCCCTGGAAACCCAGCGCCGGCCGCTGCCAGAGTTCGAACTGGCCGTATCCGCCGCTCCTGCCCGCCGTCCGGCGTCGGGGGCGCAGGACCACCTCACCCGCCTGCTGGACCTGGTGCCCTACGTCCTGGCGAACCAGGGGGCGGACATGAACGAGACCGCCGCTGCCTTCGGCGTCAGCAAGGAACAGCTGGGCAAGGACCTGGACCTGCTGTTCGTGAGCGGCCCCCGGCATTATCCCAACGGGCTGATGGACGTCAGTTTCGACGACGACCGGATCTACATCGAAAACGCCGAGAACCTCTCCGAGCCGGTCCGTTTCGGCATGGATGAAGCCGCGGCCCTGATCGTGGGGTTGGACACATTGTCGGCCCTGCCGGGCATCGGTTCCTCCGCAGCGGTTGCCAGCGCCCTGGAGAAGCTGACCGAGGCGGCGGGGGAGGCCGGCGGCGTCGGCACCGCCGTCGCGGCCCGCCTGGACGATGCCTCCGGCGGCGCCGTACTGGCCGAACTCCAGCAGGCGATCAGCGGTACGCGCCAGCTTGAACTGCGCTACCTGGTTCCGCGCCGCGACGAAGTCACTCTCCGCACCGTCGACCCGAGGCGGCTCTTCTCCGTGGACAACACCTGGTACCTGGAAGCATGGTGCCACCGGGCGGAAGCGCCGCGGAATTTCCGCGTGGACCGGATCCACGGCGTGCGGGACACCGGCCCGGCACTGACCCACGCCCCGGAGCCCGGAGCTGCGTTCCCCGCCAGCCTGTTCACGCCGGGCCCCCTGGATCACCGGGTCACGCTGGTCCTGGACCCCGCCGCCCTCTGGGTGGCCGAGGCCTACGACGTCGAACGGCAGGCCCCGCTGGCGGACGGACGGACGGCGGTGGAACTGCGCACGGCGGATACCGGCTGGATTCCGGCTTTCACCGCCCGGCTGGGCGGAGCTGCCGCGGTTGCAGCGCCGGACGAGCTGCGTTCCGCCACCCTGGCCTGGCTGCAGGAGGCTGCCGGAAATTATCCGCCTGTCTAGGTGCCGGTCGGGCCGGGCCGGCAGTCTCCACTATGCTTGGGATATGCCTTGGTGGTCCTGGATACTCATTTGGTTTGCCCTCGCGGCAGGCGCGGCGGCCTTCTACGCCCTGATCGGCTACCGGCTCTTCCAAAGGTTCCTCGGTATCCTCCGGGAATTCGAAGCCGCATCTGCGAAGCTGTCCCTACGCACTCCGGATACCGTCCCGTCTTCCGTCCTCCGGGAAGAGCCTGCCGGCATCTTCACGGAGCCGGACGAGGCACGCAAGGCCTACGACGCCGGCAAGGCGGCCCGCCGGGAAGCCCGGCGCCTGCGCCGGATCGAGCGGCGCACCGCCAAGGGACAGCCGCGTGCGTGGCGGGATTTCCCGGAACTCTGACATAGAATATTTCCCAACGAAAGGACACCGCCATGAGGCTTGAAGGCTGGCAAATCATCGTCATTGTTGTACTGGCCATTCTGCTCTTCGGCGCTCCGAAGCTTCCGGGGCTGGCAAGGAGCTTGGGGCAGTCCCTTCGCATCTTCAAATCCGAAGTCCGCCAGATGAAGGACGACGGTCCTTCGAACACGGCGTCCACCGATCCGGTGGAGGGCAAGGTAGTGCCGCCCGCACCGCAGCCGAAGGCGTCCGAGCAGACATTCTTCCCCGGACAGACTCCGCCCACCGGTACCCCGGGCGGGTCCGCGGATTCTGCGGGTAACCCGCCAACCAGCCGCTAGCAGCCGTGGCGCTGAGCAAAGGGCGCAAATCCAACCCCGAAGGGCGGATGGCCCTCAAGGAGCATCTGCGCGAATTCCGCAACAGGCTCTTCAAATCCGCCATCGCCGTGGTCCTGGGGACCGTGGGCGGCTTCTTCGTCTACCTGCCCGTTTTTGAGGCGCTGACCCGGCCGCTCCTGGACGCCGGCAACAGCGGCGGCCGTTTCACCACCATCAACTTCGAAGGCGTGGCAACTCCGTTCGACCAGATGGTCCAGGTGTCGGTTTTCGTCGGACTCGTGGCCTCGAGCCCGGTGTGGCTCTATCAGGCCTGGGCGTTCATCACGCCCGGGCTCAAGCGCAAGGAACGCCGCGCGGCCCTGGGCTTCCTGGCCGCCGCCGTTCCGCTGTTCATCGGCGGTATTGTCCTGGCATGGCTGATCCTGCCCCAGGCGGTGCGGGTCCTGACCGATTTCACGCCCGCAGGCGGGTCCAACGTCATTACGGCTTCGGTCTACCTGGCCTTCGTGCTGCGGTTGCTCCTGGCCTTCGGCATCGCCTTCCTGATTCCGGTGTTCCTGGTGGGCCTGAACCTCGCCGGCCTGCTGAGCGGGCGGACCATCATCAAATACTGGCGGATCACGGTGTTCCTGATCTGCCTTTTCGCCGCCATGGCCGCCCCGGGCGCGGACGCCCTAAGCATGTTCTACCTCGCCGCGCCGCTGCTGCTGCTGTTCGCCGTAGCGGTGGGCATCTGCCTGCTCAATGACCGGCGCCGGGTCCGGAAGCAGGCGGAGCGGGAAGCAGCCGTGGAGGCCGAAGCGGACACCGCCACCCCCATTGACAAGCTGTAAGGCCCCGGGCGCGTTCGCCCACCGATGATATTGGCGTACCGCGGCGGGCGCAGCGCATAGGCTTGGTTCATGACTTCTCCTTCGGAGCGGTACCTTGCCGCAAAACAACGTTCCGAACATGCCAAGACCCAGCTGGGGGTCTTCGAGCAGTCGCTGGGCTTCGAACTGGACGCTTTCCAGTCGGAAGCCTGCCGGTCCCTCGAAGCCGGCCGCGGCGTCCTGGTCGCAGCTCCCACGGGGGCCGGCAAGACGGTGGTGGGGGAGTTCGCCGTCTATCTGGCCCTGCAGAAGGGCCTGAAGGCCTTCTACACCACCCCCATCAAGGCCCTGAGCAACCAGAAATACACTGAGCTGGCAGCGGCCTACGGCAGTGACCGGGTGGGCCTGCTGACCGGAGACACCAGCATCAACCCGGACGCCGACGTTGTGGTGATGACCACCGAAGTGCTGCGGAACATGCTGTACTCGAACTCGGACACCCTCATGGACCTGGGCTACGTGGTCATGGACGAGGTCCATTACCTGGCGGACCGGTTCCGCGGTGCGGTCTGGGAAGAGGTCATCATCCACCTGCCTTCCGACGTCCGGGTGGTTTCACTCAGCGCCACCGTGTCCAATGCCGAGGAATTCGGCGCCTGGCTGGACACCGTCCGCGGCGACACCGACGTAGTGGTTTCAGAGCACCGGCCCGTTCCGCTCTGGCAGCACGTGATGGTCGGCCGCGACATCTTCGACCTGTTCGAATCCGATGTTTCCTTCGACGAGGCAGCCGATGAACAGCCCGGCGCCAAGGAACGCTACCGGGTCAACCCCGAGCTGATGGAACTGGCCCGTGCCGAGTCCCGTGTCAACCAGCGCGGCCACTGGGGCGGTCCGCGCGGTTCCTCCCGCGGCGGACGCCGTGACTCCTCCCGCGGCGGACGGCCGGGCGGTCACGGCGGCGGCCACGGCGGGCCGCCGATCACGCGCATCCAGCGGGCATCGCGGCCGCAGGTCATCGCCCAACTGGACCGCAACGGCCTGCTGCCTGCCATTACCTTCATCTTTTCCCGCAACGGCTGCGAGGGTGCTGTGCGCCAGTGCGTCGACTCGGGGCTTTGGCTGACCAACGAAGACGAGCGCCGCGAGATTGCCCGGGTGGTGGACGAAGCCACCCAGGACATCCCCGAAGAAGACCTCGAGGTGCTGGGCTTCTGGACCTGGCGCGAGGGCCTGGTGCGCGGTTTCGCCGCCCACCACGCCGGCATGCTCCCCACCTTCAAGGAAGTCGTGGAACGCCTGTTCGCTGCCGGGCTGGTCCGCGCGGTTTTCGCCACCGAAACGCTGGCCCTGGGCATCAACATGCCGGCACGGTCAGTGGTGCTGGAAAAGCTGGACAAGTTCAACGGCGAAGCGCACGTGGACATCACCGCCGGAGAGTACACCCAGCTGACCGGCCGGGCAGGGCGCCGAGGGATCGACGTCGAGGGCCACGCCGTGGTCCTGTGGCAGCCGGGCACCGACCCTGCTGCCGTGGCGGGCCTGGCCTCGCGGCGCACGTACCCGCTGAACTCCAGTTTCCGGCCCACCTACAACATGAGCATCAACCTCATCGCGCAGTTCGGCCGGGAACGGGCCCGCGAGATCCTCGAATCCTCCTTTGCGCAGTTCCAGGCGGACCGGTCCGTGGTGGGCCTGGCGAAGCAGGTGCGTTCACGCGAAGAATCACTTGCCGGCTACGAAAAGGCGATGACCTGCCATCTGGGGGACTTCAACGAGTACGCGGCCCTGCGCCGGCAGCTCTCGGACCTGGAAAGCACCGCGTCAAAAACCAAGGCCCGGAACCGGCGGAGTTACGCCGCAGCCTCGCTGGAGAACCTGCGCCCCGGGGACATCGTGTTCCTTCCCGCCGGCCGGAACTCCGGCCACGCCGTCGTCCTGGACGTGGATGCCTCCGCCCGCGAGGTGCGGCCGGCCATCCTGACCGAGGACAAGCAGATCCGGCGGATCAGCGCTGCCGACATCGATGACGCCCTTGAACCGGTCTCGCACATCCGCATCCCCAAGTCCTTCAACGCCCGCTCGCCCAAGGACCGGCGCGATCTGGCCTCGTCCCTGCGCAACGCGCTGCACGACCACCGGCCGCCCCGGCCGGCGTCGGCCCGCACCAGTGCCATGCACACGGCGGGCACGGAGCGGCAGGAAAAAGCGATCGCTGAGCTGCGCCGGAAAATGCGGGCGCATCCCTGCCACGGCTGCAGCGAACGGGAAGACCACGCCCGCTGGGCCGAGCGCTGGTGGAAGCTGCGCCGGGAAACCGACAACCTCGTCGGACAGATCCGGGGCCGTACCAACACCATCGCCAAGACCTTCGACCGGGTCTGCGAGGTGCTTACCCGGTACGGCTACGTGGCCCCGGACGAGTCCGGCTTCGACGCCGTGACCCCGGCCGGACAGAAGCTGCGGCGGATCTACGGCGAAAAGGACCTCCTCGTGGCCCTCTCCCTGGAGCAGGGGGCCTTCAACGACCTCGACGCCGCCGAACTGGCCTGCCTTGCCTCCGCCCTGGTCTACCAGGCCAAGCGGGAAGAGCGCGGGCTGCGGCCGAAGATGCCCAGCGTTTCGCTGGAGTCGGCGGTGGACATCGTCATCCGACAGTGGTCCGAGCTCACGGACCTCGAAGAGGCGTCCCGGCTGCCGCAGACCGGCGAACCGGAACTGGGCCTGGTCTGGCCCATGTACAAGTGGGTCAAGGGCAAGCACCTGCAGGTGGCCCTGAACGGCACTGAGCTGGCTGCAGGGGACTTTGTCCGCTGGGCCAAGCAGGTGATCGACATGCTGGACCAGCTGGCCAAGGTCCCGGACCTGCCGCCCGGCATGCGCCGCCGCTTCCTGGACGCCATTTCCCTGGTGCGGCGCGGCGTCGTCGCCTACTCCAACGTCGGCGACTAAACCGCCGCCCCCCTCCATCGCCCTACAGAAACAGGTGAGTCCTTGAACGGCAGTCCCATCCCGAGCGCCCGCACCCTGACGCTCTACCGCAACGGTTCCGTCTACAGCGCCGGCGATCCCTTTGCCACCGCAATGCTGGTCGACGGCGACACCATCGCCTGGGTGGGGTCGGAACAGGCCGCCACCTCCATCCAGGACAGCAAGATGGACGTGGTGGACCTGCACGGAGCGCTGGTGGCGCCCGGGTTCGTGGATTCCCACGTCCACACCACCGAGCTGGGCATGTCCCTGGTCACCCTGGACCTGAGCGGATGCGCCTCCCTTGACGAGCTGCTGGACAAGGTCCGGAACCATGCGGCCGGGACCACCGGCCTGATCCTCGGATCCAACTGGGACGAATCGCGCTGGCCGGAACGGCGGGCGCCCACCGCCGCCGAGCTCGACGCAGCCTCCGGCAACCGCGCCGTGTACCTCTCCCGCTCCGATGTGCACTGTGCGGCCGTCTCCGGCACGCTGGCGGCCGAACTCCGGCTGCAGGAGTACGACGGGTGGGACAACGGCTTCGTAGTCCGTGCCGCCCACGACGCCGCCCGCACCGTGGCCCGCAACGCCGATCCGGACCAGCGCGGCGTCTTCCAACTGGCCGCGCTGAAGCATGCCGCCTCCCGCGGGGTGGTGGCCGTCGCTGAAATGGCCGCACCGCACATCGCACCGCCGGAGGACCTGCGCCGGTTGCTGGGCCTGGACGGGCCCCTCAGCGACGAGGCGCTGCCCCAGATCCTCCCGTACTGGGGGCAGCTGGTGGAGACCGAGGCGCAGGTAGCCGGACTGGTGGACTTCTTTGAGGGCCGGCTGCTGGGCCTGGCCGGCGACCTGAACATTGACGGGTCCTTCGGCGCCCGCACGGCTGCGCTGCGTGAGCCTTACGCCGACCGTCCCGACAGCACCGGCAGCATGTACCTGACGCCGGAACAGGCAGGGCGGCACCTGGAGCTGATGACGAAGGCCGGACTGCAGGGCGGCTTCCACGTTATTGGCGACGCCGGGATGGACACCGCGCTGGCCGGGCTGCGCCTGGCTGCCGAGGCCGTCGGGGAACCGGCCGTCCGGGCAGCCCACCACCGGCTGGAGCACGCGGAACTGACCGACGACGCCGCCATTGCCGAGCTGCTGCGCTTCGGCGTCAGCGTCAGCCTGCAGCCCGGATTCGATGCGGCCTGGGGGCATCCCGGCGGACTGTACGAACAGCGCCTCGGGGACCGACGGCAGAACATGAACCGGATGGCCTCACTGCTCTCCGCAGGTGTGCCCGTCGCCCTCGGCTCCGACACACCCGTCCTCCCGCTGGACCCCTGGTCCGGCGTGCGGGCCGCCGTATCCCATTCCAACCCGAAGGAGCGGGTCTCTGCACGGGCAGCGTTCATTGGGCATACCCGGGCGGGCTGGCGGGCAGCCGGGGAGACCAACTTCATGAGGGGCCAGCTGGCCGCCGGAGCACCCGCATCCTTCGCGCTCTGGGAAGTGCAGGAACTGATGGTCCAGACACCGGATGCCAACGTATCCGCTTGGAGCACGGATCCGCGCGCCGGCACTCCGCTGCTGCCCGCGCTGGACAACGGGGACGAGCCGCGCTGCCTGCAGACGGTCCATAACGGGCGGGAGCTCTACCGCGCTCCCGATCTTGCCTGAACAGCGAAACTACCTGCCCGCTCCGGCTTCCTCCGCACCGCGTCTGACCTGCATTGATGTGTAAACGTCCTAGTCAGGAGCCTTATTGACAGGGGCTCGACAGCACGTAGGCTATGAGGACTGTAGTCGGGACCGGCTTTTTGAGGTATCCCGGTCACCGTCCGGAGCTCTTTTCCAGACGGTGGCCGGGTGATGCTCCGGCCGGCCCGCGCTGCCATGGCCCGTACTACGCGCACCGGGGCGGATGCTCCGCGGGTGCCGGTTACCGGGTCCAGCATCACACAACCGGGTGGATTCAACCGTCAGTAGAAAACAGGGCCGGCAGTTCGCCGGAACTGGCCCGAAGACGGCTGGATCCGCCCGGTTGCGCTGTCCGGGGCCGCGCGGTGCTGACCCGTGGGGCCGCGTACTCCCATATACTGGATAGTCTGCCGGGGGAGTAACCCCGTCCCTGCCGCGAACAACGCGGCGTGCGTCCGCTGAAAGGCTTACTGAGTGCGTGTCCTGACTATCATCCCCACTTACAACGAGATCGAGTCGCTCCCCATCACACTGAAGCGGCTGCGGGACGCAGTTCCAGATTCGGATGTATTGATTGCGGACGATAACAGCCCGGACGGCACCGGCGGCTATGCCGACGAAGCCGCTGCCAACGATCCCAAGGTGCATGTGCTGCACCGCAAGGGCAAGGAAGGCCTCGGCGCGGCCTATATTGCCGGCTTCCGGTGGGGCCTGGAACGCGGCTACGACATCCTGGTCGAAATGGACGCTGACGGGTCGCACCGCCCGGAGGAGCTGCCCCGCCTGCTTGAAGCCTCCAAGGCAGGCGCCGACCTCGTCATCGGTTCCCGCTGGGTCACCGGGGGATCGGTGGTCAACTGGCCGCTGCACCGAAAGCTGCTTTCCCGCGCCGGCAGCACCTACTCGCGGTTCATGCTGGGCATCCCCGTCCGGGACATCACCGCCGGCTACCGGGCCTTCCGCCGCGGCACGCTGGAGCAGCTGGACCTGGGCGCCGTCGAGTCCGTCGGCTACGGCTTCCAGGTGGATATGACCTTCCGCGTGGCACGCCTGGGCCTGAAGATCACGGAGGTGCCGATCACCTTCGTCGAACGCGAACTCGGTGACTCCAAGATGAGCGGAAACATTGTCGTTGAGGCAATGGCCAACGTGACCCGCTGGGGTCTGTCTGCCCGCTGGCAGAAGCTCACCGGACGCGGTTGAGTTAAACCCAAAGCGGGGCGGCTGCCATATGGCAGCCGCCCCGCTTTTTTGTCTCTACGCGCCGATTGTCCGCTGACCGGACAGGCGCTGCATGGATCTAGGCGCTGGTGCGCTCTCCGCGGCGTTCACGCAGGATGTTCAGGCGGTCCTGGAGGATCGTCTCAAGTTCCTCGATGCTGCGTCGTTCCAACAGCATGTCCCAGTGCGTCCGCACCGGCTTGTCGTTGCTGGTGTCCGGCTTTTCGCCGTCCACCAGAAGCGCTTCCTTGCCGGTCTTGGAGATCCAGACCGGAGGAACGTCCGCTTCGGCAGCGAAAGTTACGAAAACACGCTCGCCGTCCTCACAGCGGTATTCCACCCGCTGGCGGGGAGCCGGCTCCACACCGGATTCAGTCTCCATGCTCTGCGCGCCCAGGCGCATACCCCGCAGGCTACGATCGCTCATCTTTTCTCCCTCTTCAATCCGCTGGATCCGCTGGCGGATCCCTTGTTATGCCGGTGCCGTGCCCGCCTGCCGCCCGGAGGCGGACCGGCAGGTAAACCTAAGGCTGGCCGTCACAGCCAATACAACGCCGACGACGCCGCAGCTGTTCCCGTCGGCGGTCCCGTTCGGTGCCGCAGCTATTGCCCGGCAAACAACCGATTATACCGGCACCGAACGGGAATCGGCTAACAGGGGAGCGGAACGGGCTAAGCTCCGGCTGCGGGGCCTGATGTTGCTGCAGGGCCGGAAGCCTGGACCGGGGTGCTCCCATTGGACGAGTGCATGGCCGCGTCCGGAACAAAGTCGCCCAATGCGCTGCCGACACCCTTGAGGGCTTCGCCCAGCTCACTGGGGATGATCCACAGCTTGTTGGACGTGCCTTCGGCCAGCTTCGGCAGGGTCTGCAGGTACTGGTAGGCAAGCAGCTTCTGGTCCGGGTTGCCCTTGTGGATGGCATCAAAGACCTTGGCGATGGCCTGCGCCTCACCGTCGGCGCGCAGGATGGCGGCTTTCGCGTCACCCTCGGCGGCGAGGATGGCGGCCTGCCGGCGTCCTTCGGCGGTGAGGATCTGGGACTGCTTGGTGCCTTCGGCGGTCAGAATGGTTGCGCGGCGTTCCCGCTCGGCCCGCATCTGCTTCTCCATGGAATCCTGGATCGACAGGGGCGGTTCAATGGCCTTGAGCTCCACCCGGGAGACCCGGATACCCCAACGGCCGGTGGCGTCATCCAGGACGCCGCGCAGCTGGCCGTTGATCTGGTCACGGGAGGTCAGCGCCTCTTCCAGGTTCAGGCCGCCCACCACGTTGCGGAGCGTGGTGGTGGTCAGCTGCTCCACAGCCTGGATGTAGTTCGCGATCTCATAGGTTGCTGCCCGGGCATCGGTGACCTGGAAATAGACCACGGTATCGATGGAGACCACGAGGGAGTCCTCGGTGATTACCTGCTGCGGGGGGAATGACACCACCTGTTCACGCAGGTCCAGCAGCGGCAGCATCCGGTCCACAAACGGAACCAGGATGGTCAGGCCGGGATTCAGCGTGCGCTGGTACTTGCCAAGCCGTTCGACGACGCCTGCCCGTGCCTGCGGGACGATCTTGACCGCCTTGACCAGGATGACCAGTACAAAGATCACCAGGACGGCGAGAATTAATAGGACTGCTGTTCCACTCATGTTCCCCCTTGCGTTCCGCGCGATCCGGGACGGATTCCGCGGTTTGGTTCAGCGGGATTCCTTCCGGAATTCCTGCATTTGGTTCGGCGGCCATGCCGCCTGATTTGTCAGTGTGCTGCTGTTGTTCCGGTTCCGGCCGCCTGGACCAGGGCGGTGGCACCCTCAATCCGTGCAACGCTGACCTCGACGCCCGCGGGCAGCGGGGATCCGTCAACGCTGCGGGCAGTCCACGTGTCGCCGCCGATTTTCACCGTTCCGGAGGAACCCGTCACGGATTCCAGCGTCAGCGCAGGCGCGCCGATGATCCGGTCGATGTTGGACAACTGGTCCTTGTCGCCCTTCTGCAGGTGTTTCAGCGCGATCGGCCGTACTACGCCGATCATGAGGACGGAGACCACCGCGAACACCACCACCTGCAGGAAGAGCGGGGCGGCGAAGAACGAGGCCAGCATAGCCGCCAGCGCGCCCACGGCGAGCATTCCGAAGAACAGGTCCAGGGTAAGGGCCTCCACGGCGGCGAATCCGAGGAAAAGCACCAACCAGAGGGCCCAGCCATAGCTGAGCATCCATTCGAAGACTTCCTGCATCCGTTTTCCCCTTATCTTCCGGACAGTACCCGTTGTCCTGTTTGTCCTGCTTGCCCTGCTTGTTCCGTAGCCTGCGGCACCGGTAGCGCGCGCGGCGGCGGTTACCGGGCGTTTAGTACATTCTGCCCGAGACCGTGCCGCAGACCTAGGGCCGCGGGCGGCGGAAGGATAACGTTTTGTGCGTCCTGCCTCAGTCGGCGCGGAAGATCTGCAGGGTGAAGGAAGCAGTCACCTCGACGGGGTCGGGCAGGGCGGCGAGGGTCCGGTCGAGGGCGGCCGGCTCCAGGTGCCGGGCGGAAGGACCCATCAACACGGCGTTTCGGACGTCCGCAGGGCGCAGCTGCATGGTGTACGTGCACTGTGTGGTGTGCAGGGCGGAGAATCCGGGTGACAGGGACGCAGCGACCCGTTCTTCCTTTTCGGCGGCGATACCCAGCATCGCCGCCCCTGCCCGGATTTCCTGCAGGTGCTCCGGCCGCGGAGTCACCACGGCCAGGATGCCGCCGGGAGCCAATACCCGGTGGAATTCCGGCGGGTTCCTCGGTGCGAAGACG
Encoded proteins:
- a CDS encoding helix-turn-helix transcriptional regulator, whose product is MSAKRTERLLNLVIALLSTRRGFTKHELFEEIELYSEASTADAREKLFDRDKAFLREQGIPVESYSEETLFEDNTTQRYRIRQDAYRLPGVRFTPEESAVLTLAARMWDQASLGSAAARALRKLHARGVLPDDAATIPLQPSIRTNDAHFDEIWRAATTRTPVTFGYRPVGSTEQSVRQVQPWGMGSRFGHWYLVGYDLDRGAERIFRLSRMEGPVRLRPGAYTVPADFDIDTSLASLDDVYAPRPAAVDVDPGAGAALRLQAESIEPGEAGRDRLHLLVRDLDALAADTAALGAAAVAVEPAEFADAVRTALTRALETQRRPLPEFELAVSAAPARRPASGAQDHLTRLLDLVPYVLANQGADMNETAAAFGVSKEQLGKDLDLLFVSGPRHYPNGLMDVSFDDDRIYIENAENLSEPVRFGMDEAAALIVGLDTLSALPGIGSSAAVASALEKLTEAAGEAGGVGTAVAARLDDASGGAVLAELQQAISGTRQLELRYLVPRRDEVTLRTVDPRRLFSVDNTWYLEAWCHRAEAPRNFRVDRIHGVRDTGPALTHAPEPGAAFPASLFTPGPLDHRVTLVLDPAALWVAEAYDVERQAPLADGRTAVELRTADTGWIPAFTARLGGAAAVAAPDELRSATLAWLQEAAGNYPPV
- the tatA gene encoding Sec-independent protein translocase subunit TatA, encoding MRLEGWQIIVIVVLAILLFGAPKLPGLARSLGQSLRIFKSEVRQMKDDGPSNTASTDPVEGKVVPPAPQPKASEQTFFPGQTPPTGTPGGSADSAGNPPTSR
- the tatC gene encoding twin-arginine translocase subunit TatC, whose translation is MALSKGRKSNPEGRMALKEHLREFRNRLFKSAIAVVLGTVGGFFVYLPVFEALTRPLLDAGNSGGRFTTINFEGVATPFDQMVQVSVFVGLVASSPVWLYQAWAFITPGLKRKERRAALGFLAAAVPLFIGGIVLAWLILPQAVRVLTDFTPAGGSNVITASVYLAFVLRLLLAFGIAFLIPVFLVGLNLAGLLSGRTIIKYWRITVFLICLFAAMAAPGADALSMFYLAAPLLLLFAVAVGICLLNDRRRVRKQAEREAAVEAEADTATPIDKL
- a CDS encoding DEAD/DEAH box helicase; this encodes MTSPSERYLAAKQRSEHAKTQLGVFEQSLGFELDAFQSEACRSLEAGRGVLVAAPTGAGKTVVGEFAVYLALQKGLKAFYTTPIKALSNQKYTELAAAYGSDRVGLLTGDTSINPDADVVVMTTEVLRNMLYSNSDTLMDLGYVVMDEVHYLADRFRGAVWEEVIIHLPSDVRVVSLSATVSNAEEFGAWLDTVRGDTDVVVSEHRPVPLWQHVMVGRDIFDLFESDVSFDEAADEQPGAKERYRVNPELMELARAESRVNQRGHWGGPRGSSRGGRRDSSRGGRPGGHGGGHGGPPITRIQRASRPQVIAQLDRNGLLPAITFIFSRNGCEGAVRQCVDSGLWLTNEDERREIARVVDEATQDIPEEDLEVLGFWTWREGLVRGFAAHHAGMLPTFKEVVERLFAAGLVRAVFATETLALGINMPARSVVLEKLDKFNGEAHVDITAGEYTQLTGRAGRRGIDVEGHAVVLWQPGTDPAAVAGLASRRTYPLNSSFRPTYNMSINLIAQFGRERAREILESSFAQFQADRSVVGLAKQVRSREESLAGYEKAMTCHLGDFNEYAALRRQLSDLESTASKTKARNRRSYAAASLENLRPGDIVFLPAGRNSGHAVVLDVDASAREVRPAILTEDKQIRRISAADIDDALEPVSHIRIPKSFNARSPKDRRDLASSLRNALHDHRPPRPASARTSAMHTAGTERQEKAIAELRRKMRAHPCHGCSEREDHARWAERWWKLRRETDNLVGQIRGRTNTIAKTFDRVCEVLTRYGYVAPDESGFDAVTPAGQKLRRIYGEKDLLVALSLEQGAFNDLDAAELACLASALVYQAKREERGLRPKMPSVSLESAVDIVIRQWSELTDLEEASRLPQTGEPELGLVWPMYKWVKGKHLQVALNGTELAAGDFVRWAKQVIDMLDQLAKVPDLPPGMRRRFLDAISLVRRGVVAYSNVGD
- a CDS encoding amidohydrolase, whose amino-acid sequence is MNGSPIPSARTLTLYRNGSVYSAGDPFATAMLVDGDTIAWVGSEQAATSIQDSKMDVVDLHGALVAPGFVDSHVHTTELGMSLVTLDLSGCASLDELLDKVRNHAAGTTGLILGSNWDESRWPERRAPTAAELDAASGNRAVYLSRSDVHCAAVSGTLAAELRLQEYDGWDNGFVVRAAHDAARTVARNADPDQRGVFQLAALKHAASRGVVAVAEMAAPHIAPPEDLRRLLGLDGPLSDEALPQILPYWGQLVETEAQVAGLVDFFEGRLLGLAGDLNIDGSFGARTAALREPYADRPDSTGSMYLTPEQAGRHLELMTKAGLQGGFHVIGDAGMDTALAGLRLAAEAVGEPAVRAAHHRLEHAELTDDAAIAELLRFGVSVSLQPGFDAAWGHPGGLYEQRLGDRRQNMNRMASLLSAGVPVALGSDTPVLPLDPWSGVRAAVSHSNPKERVSARAAFIGHTRAGWRAAGETNFMRGQLAAGAPASFALWEVQELMVQTPDANVSAWSTDPRAGTPLLPALDNGDEPRCLQTVHNGRELYRAPDLA
- a CDS encoding polyprenol monophosphomannose synthase, with the protein product MRVLTIIPTYNEIESLPITLKRLRDAVPDSDVLIADDNSPDGTGGYADEAAANDPKVHVLHRKGKEGLGAAYIAGFRWGLERGYDILVEMDADGSHRPEELPRLLEASKAGADLVIGSRWVTGGSVVNWPLHRKLLSRAGSTYSRFMLGIPVRDITAGYRAFRRGTLEQLDLGAVESVGYGFQVDMTFRVARLGLKITEVPITFVERELGDSKMSGNIVVEAMANVTRWGLSARWQKLTGRG
- a CDS encoding RNA polymerase-binding protein RbpA — its product is MSDRSLRGMRLGAQSMETESGVEPAPRQRVEYRCEDGERVFVTFAAEADVPPVWISKTGKEALLVDGEKPDTSNDKPVRTHWDMLLERRSIEELETILQDRLNILRERRGERTSA
- a CDS encoding SPFH domain-containing protein; protein product: MSGTAVLLILAVLVIFVLVILVKAVKIVPQARAGVVERLGKYQRTLNPGLTILVPFVDRMLPLLDLREQVVSFPPQQVITEDSLVVSIDTVVYFQVTDARAATYEIANYIQAVEQLTTTTLRNVVGGLNLEEALTSRDQINGQLRGVLDDATGRWGIRVSRVELKAIEPPLSIQDSMEKQMRAERERRATILTAEGTKQSQILTAEGRRQAAILAAEGDAKAAILRADGEAQAIAKVFDAIHKGNPDQKLLAYQYLQTLPKLAEGTSNKLWIIPSELGEALKGVGSALGDFVPDAAMHSSNGSTPVQASGPAATSGPAAGA
- a CDS encoding NfeD family protein, with the translated sequence MQEVFEWMLSYGWALWLVLFLGFAAVEALTLDLFFGMLAVGALAAMLASFFAAPLFLQVVVFAVVSVLMIGVVRPIALKHLQKGDKDQLSNIDRIIGAPALTLESVTGSSGTVKIGGDTWTARSVDGSPLPAGVEVSVARIEGATALVQAAGTGTTAAH